A genomic stretch from Podospora pseudoanserina strain CBS 124.78 chromosome 3, whole genome shotgun sequence includes:
- a CDS encoding hypothetical protein (EggNog:ENOG503P0IA; COG:U) — protein sequence MASSLLWLMFYLISQLHLVLGQTNASNVFIPEANTIISINLPDDGSNDINFYVSSPDWYQYSAIGFGSSMANSVILVMYPSADRKSVTVSPRFTK from the exons ATGGCCTCATCACTACTATGGCTCATGTTTT ACCTCATCTCACAATTACATCTCGTCTTGGGTCAGACCAATGCTTCAAATGTCTTTATCCCTGAGGCCAACACCATCAtttccatcaacctcccagaCGATGGCTCAAACGATATCAACTTTTACGTCAGCTCTCCAGATTGGTATCAATACTCGGCCATTGGCTTCGGGTCCAGCATGGCAAACTCGGTAATTTTGGTGATGTACCCATCTGCAGACCGCAAATCAGTCACCGTCAGCCCACGGTTCACAAAGTAG
- a CDS encoding hypothetical protein (EggNog:ENOG503PD0J; COG:G) — protein sequence MPPIPNVHVVYDNRRVHRIDDRGNEAWSYKHARKRKTIKVSEQNPEIIRHIKDRLYKTAHKNKGFLGSQDRGMRFVTRAQFDNIITPEAVLQVVAKLACYQGLTARDHMQIAQDIYWGTEDGRRSPCRRLLASLIGTGNSEALGSIKTLIDEGLSDTCLPLLVKEVMEEDTLICAHHEHQHASINDMDLESRETFTALCRSFSVPFIKWKDGGKHCHYVLKSGGPLPMRGPLPMEKNDKMNEEGDFGEVFKVEIDPGDRDFDPEKNTNFFALKKLKKHGDSNGTSRADEFDLEIRSLIFAESRALKVPGPDDNGQTKRHLIQPLATFEVYDSNDPEPTFYFLFPLADCNLKQFWEKKRHDATREKHCGWMVEQFYLLAKALQCVHNERSLMIRSKRTDSNVFCRHGDIKPSNFLFFEDSQPGGLGRLVLGDFGMGRIHRKGSRSSQPAGERMATLSYQAPEFAKQDVVSLKTDIFSLGCVYLEHITWLLMGFEALDKFADARLETDPVYGFETDTFYNVSQSKDSVWLKEGVKRWIRDLKQHKDCVEVVYDLLEIIEHNMLEANHQNRINSVMLANNLEEVWIKWQRKDSLYGDRHWRESEIGSKAINRPNSSAKVLAISKELLWKQKANRASRRKIADNTTPNDHQNLPVKEITTVENPSGRFALERGKTFHWTMELELQSEDDSGSDRELSAERAEDIMTRVRALRRIKARERNDQDVNRFQKMDDISRSEGEPGSTGSR from the exons ATGCCTCCAATTCCAAACGTTCACGTGGTGTATGACAACCGGCGAGTCCACAGGATTGATGACAGGGGCAATGAGGCTTGGTCCTACAAACATGCTCGGAAGCGCAAGACAATCAAAGTCTCCGAACAGAACCCAGAGATTATCCGACACATCAAGGACCGTCTCTACAAGACAGCCCACAAAAACAAAGGCTTCCTTGGATCCCAAGATCGTGGAATGAGATTCGTTACTCGTGCTCAGTttgacaacatcatcacacccGAGGCTGTTCTTCAGGTAGTCGCCAAGCTGGCGTGTTACCAAGGCTTGACAGCAAGGGATCATATGCAAATTGCCCAAGATATCTACTGGGGCACAGAAGATGGACGCCGCTCGCCCTGTCGCCGACTGCTTGCTTCCCTCATCGGGACCGGGAATTCAGAAGCACTCGGCAGCATCAAAACACTGATCGATGAAGGCCTCAGTGACACCTGTCTTCCCCTCCTAGTTAAGGAAGTCATGGAGGAGGACACGCTGATATGTGCTCACCATGAACACCAACATGCCTCCATAAACGATATGGACCTGGAGTCTCGAGAGACTTTCACCGCCCTCTGTCGATCCTTTTCAGTGCCCTTCATCAAATGGAAAGATGGCGGGAAGCACTGTCACTACGTCTTGAAAAGCGGCGGCCCTCTTCCTATGAGAGGGCCACTTCCAATGGAGAAAAACGACAAGATGAATGAGGAAGGAGACTTTGGTGAGGTCTTCAAAGTTGAGATTGACCCAGGCGACAGGGACTTCGACCCAGAG AAAAACACCAACTTTTTTGCTTTGAAGAAGCTTAAGAAGCATGGTGACTCGAATGGCACTTCTCGTGCGGACGAGTTCGACCTGGAAATCAGGTCGTTGATCTTCGCCGAGAGTCGAGCTTTGAAGGTACCAGGCCCGGATGATAATGGGCAAACGAAAAGGCACTTGATCCAGCCCCTTGCAACATTCGAGGTGTACGATTCCAACGATCCAGAGCCGACATTCTACTTTCTGTTCCCACTGGCAGATTGTAACCTAAAGCAATTCTGGGAGAAGAAGCGCCACGATGCGACAAGGGAAAAGCATTGTGGTTGGATGGTTGAGCAGTTTTACCTACTTGCCAAGGCCCTGCAGTGCGTCCACAATGAAAGGTCGCTGATGATCAGGTCAAAGAGAACTGATTCCAACGTCTTTTGCCGGCATGGAGACATCAAACCATCGAACTTCCTGTTCTTTGAGGACTCTCAACCCGGCGGTCTGGGCaggttggttttgggtgaCTTTGGGATGGGTAGAATTCACCGCAAAGGATCCAGATCAAGCCAGCCGGCAGGGGAGAGAATGGCCACGCTTTCTTATCAAGCACCTGAGTTTGCCAAACAGGATGTGGTGTCTCTCAAGACCGACATCTTCAGTCTCGGATGCGTTTATTTAGAACACATTACGTGGCTTCTGATGGGCTTCGAGGCCTTGGACAAGTTTGCAGACGCCAGACTCGAGACAGATCCCGTGTACGGTTTCGAGACAGATACCTTTTACAACGTGTCACAGTCCAAAGATTCCGTGTGGCTCAAGGAGGGCGTCAAGCGTTGGATCAGGGACCTGAAGCAGCACAAAGACTGCGTGGAAGTTGTATATGATCTGTTGGAGATCATCGAGCACAACATGCTCGAAGCAAACCACCAGAACAGGATCAACTCGGTAATGTTGGCTAACAATTTGGAAGAAGTGTGGATCAAGTGGCAACGTAAGGATTCCCTCTACGGCGACAGGCACTGGAGAGAAAGTGAGATTGGTTCCAAAGCAATCAACAGGCCCAATTCCAGTGCTAAAGTGCTTGCTATTTCCAAAGAGCTCCTGTGGAAGCAAAAGGCTAACCGCGCGTCAAGACGGAAGATCGCCGACAACACCACTCCAAACGACCACCAGAACCTTCCGGTAAAGGAAATAACTACAGTCGAAAATCCTTCTGGTCGCTTCGCCCTCGAAAGGGGCAAAACTTTCCACTGGACAATGGAACTGGAACTGCAGTCTGAAGATGATAGCGGCAGCGATCGTGAACTTTCGGCAGAGAGGGCAGAGGATATAATGACGAGAGTGCGTGCTTTGCGTCGAATCAAGGCGCGAGAGCGAAACGATCAGGATGTCAATCGGTTTCAGAAGATGGACGACATCTCAAGAAGCGAAGGTGAGCCTGGTTCAACCGGCAGCCGATAG